A genome region from Myripristis murdjan chromosome 16, fMyrMur1.1, whole genome shotgun sequence includes the following:
- the LOC115374146 gene encoding uncharacterized protein LOC115374146 codes for MRGLLALFVIALIHGSYASLLLQGPSEVVLQGSTVTLECLVSDPELNTSQVHFERFSKYMQSWYRLEPETSYFRRRCLYDYINVQREEQRISLSIPYVTSYAEGSYRCVSDAVNITATANSSQTLTFKVHYMGEPLLYRSGLSRYLGSVQDLKVSLGEDVTVDCSASSSQKPEYFWQKEGGDWILPSSKLTLKKVTALDGGEYTCTAQHPSVSSLTKKRTISITVLPEDAPWYESTNMQITLITAAVALTLLVLMVFMTVFLCRRAKQAKTSKGPIDDRSQKKPIYKNSVESLPSTCGDKQPLV; via the exons ATGAGGGGACTCCTTGCTTTATTTGTGATCGCCCTAATTCATGGCAGCTATG cctccctgctcctccaggGGCCAAGTGAGGTTGTTTTGCAGGGAAGCACAGTCACCTTGGAGTGCCTTGTCTCAGACCCTGAACTCAACACCAGCCAGGTCCACTTTGAGCGCTTCTCCAAG TACATGCAGAGCTGGTATCGCCTGGAGCCAGAAACGAGCTACTTCAGACGTCGCTGTTTATACGACTACATCAATGTCCAGCGGGAGGAGCAGCGCATTTCCCTGTCTATTCCCTATGTCACCAGCTACGCGGAGGGGTCCTACCGCTGTGTGTCCGACGCCGTCAACATTACCGCGACAGCCAACTCCTCCCAGACCCTGACCTTCAAAGTGCATT ACATGGGAGAGCCGCTGTTGTACCGGTCGGGGCTCAGCCGCTACCTGGGCTCCGTGCAGGACCTCAAGGTATCTCTGGGCGAGGACGTGACGGTGGACTGCTCTGCCAGCTCGTCACAGAAGCCAGAGTACTTCTGGCAGAAGGAG ggtggagactggatccTGCCGTCCTCCAAGCTGACGCTGAAGAAGGTGACAGCCCTCGATGGAGGAGAGTACACTTGCACCGCCCAGCATCCCAGCGTGTCCTCACTCACCAAGAAACGCACCATCAGCATCACTGTGCTGCCTG AGGATGCCCCCTGGTACGAGTCCACTAATATGCAAATCACGCTGATTACCGCAGCAGTGGCCCTGACTCTCTTGGTGCTCATGGTCTTCATGACTGTGTTCCTGTGCCGCAGAGCCAAGCAGGCCAAGACCAGCAAGGGACCCAT CGACGACCGGTCCCAGAAGAAGCCCATCTACAAAAACAGTGTGGAGTCTCTGCCCTCTACCTGCGGAGACAAACAGCCGCTGGTCTGA
- the taf12 gene encoding transcription initiation factor TFIID subunit 12, with protein sequence MANSTAAPGKALGTPGPAGRSSPEGSQVLSKKKLQDLVREIDPNEQLDEDVEEMLLQIADDFIESVVTAACQLARHRKSNTLEVKDVQLHLERQWNMWIPGYGSDEIRPFKKACTTEAHKQRMALIRKTTKK encoded by the exons ATGGCTAACAGCACCGCTGCCCCGGGGAAGGCTCTCGGGACCCCTGGCCCTGCTGGCAGAAGTAGCCCCGAAGGATCTCAG GTGCTCAGTAAAAAGAAGCTGCAGGACCTGGTGAGAGAGATCGACCCAAATGAGCAGCTGGATGAGGATGTGGAAGAG ATGTTGCTGCAAATTGCAGATGACTTTATAGAGAGTGTAGTGACGGCTGCATGTCAACTGGCACGCCATCGCAAATCCAACACCTTGGAAGTGAAGGATGTCCAATTACATCTTG AGCGCCAGTGGAACATGTGGATCCCTGGTTATGGTTCAGATGAGATCCGGCCGTTTAAGAAGGCTTGCACCACAGAGGCCCACAAACAG AGAATGGCGCTGATCCGCAAGACAACCAAAAAGTAG
- the rab42b gene encoding ras-related protein Rab-42b, translated as MDLTLWQYQFRIIMLGDSTVGKSSLLKRYTEDMFLESINETVGVDFYVHFLEVEPGVRVKLQFWDTAGQERFRSVTRSYYRNSVGGLLVFDLTNQASFDHIKEWHAEVCDRVQPHKVVFILVGHKSDLATEGQRAVSRAEAETLAGQLGTLYVEASSKTGENVQEAFELLARRVYQGLLSGEVELREGWDGVKCSAPRALQLRASLSQPSAPPKNSKKCCG; from the exons ATGGACCTGACTTTGTGGCAGTACCAGTTCAGGATCATCATGCTGGGGGACTCCACGGTGGGAAAGTCCTCCCTGCTGAAGCGCTATACTGAAGACATGTTCCTTGAGTCCATCAACGAGACGGTGGGCGTGGACTTCTATGTTCACTTCCTGGAGGTGGAGCCAGGGGTCCGGGTGAAGCTGCAGTTCTGGGACACGGCCGGCCAGGAGAGGTTCAG GTCAGTGACTCGCTCTTATTACCGCAATTCTGTTGGGGGCCTTCTGGTGTTTGACCTGACCAACCAAGCCTCCTTCGACCATATCAAGGAATGGCATGCCGAGGTGTGTGACCGGGTCCAGCCACATAAGGTTGTGTTCATCCTGGTGGGCCACAAGAGTGACCTGGCAACTGAAGGGCAGAGGGCGGTGAGCCGCGCGGAGGCCGAGACCCTGGCTGGACAGCTTGGGACCCTCTACGTGGAGGCCTCATCCAAGACAGGCGAGAATGTGCAAGAGGCCTTTGAACTTCTCGCTCGGCGGGTTTACCAGGGTCTTTTGAGCGGAGAGGTAGAGCTGCGAGAGGGCTGGGACGGGGTCAAGTGCTCTGCCCCGCGGGCTCTGCAGTTGAGAGCCAGCTTGTCTCAGCCCAGCGCTCCCCCCAAGAACAGCAAGAAGTGCTGTGGTTAA
- the ctps1b gene encoding CTP synthase 1b, whose protein sequence is MKYILVTGGVISGIGKGIIASSVGTLLKSCGLHVTAIKIDPYINIDAGTFSPYEHGEVFVLDDGGEVDLDLGNYERFLDIRLTRDNNLTTGKIYQSVINKERRGDYLGKTVQVVPHITDAIQEWVMKQARVSVDDDGVEPQVCVIELGGTVGDIESMPFIEAFRQFQFKVKRENFCNIHVSLVPQPGATGEQKTKPTQNSVRELRGLGLSPDLIMCRCSTPLETAVKEKISMFCHVEPTQVICVHDVSSIYRVPLLLEDQGVVGFFCQRLDLPVEMRARKMLTKWKEMSERSDRLLENVSIALVGKYTKLSDSYASVIKALEHSALAINHKLKVKYIDSADLEATTLQDDPVKYHEAWQKLCSSDGVLVPGGFGVRGTEGKIQAISWARKQKKPFLGVCLGMQLAVCEFARNVLGWQDANSTEFDPESKHPVVIDMPEHNPGQMGGTMRLGKRRTIFKSSNSILRKLYGDVEYVDERHRHRFEVNPDLKHHFEDKGLNFVGQDVEGERMEVIELEDHVYFVGVQYHPEFTSRPIKPSPPYFGLLLAAAGKLQGYLLKGCRLSPRDTYSDRSGSSSPDSEISELKFPCVSKD, encoded by the exons ATGAAGTACATCCTGGTCACTGGTGGTGTCATATCTGGCATTGGTAAAGGGATCATTGCCAGCAGTGTCGGTACACTCCTCAAGTCCTGTGGCCTTCATGTCACAGCCATCAAAATTGACCCCTACATCAACATCGACGCTGGCACCTTCTCACCATATGAGCACG GTGAAGTGTTTGTCCTGGATGATGGAGGGGAGGTGGATCTGGATTTGGGTAACTATGAGCGTTTCCTGGACATTCGTCTAACCAGAGACAACAATCTGACTACTGGAAAGATCTACCAGTCTGTCAtcaacaaggagaggagaggagattaCTTGGGCAAGACTGTACAGG TGGTGCCCCACATCACAGATGCCATTCAGGAGTGGGTGATGAAGCAGGCCAGAGTCTCAGTAGATGATGATGGGGTGGAGCCTCAAGTCTGTGTCATAGAG CTGGGAGGCACAGTAGGCGACATAGAGAGCATGCCATTCATCGAAGCCTTCAGACAGTTCCAGTTCAAAGTGAAGAGGGAGAACTTCTGCAACATCCATGTCAGCCTTGTACCACAG CCCGGTGCCACAGGAGAACAGAAAACCAAGCCAACCCAAAACAGTGTCCGAGAGCTCAGGGGACTCGGCTTGTCGCCAGATTTG ATTATGTGCCGCTGCTCCACGCCCTTAGAAACAGCTGTTAAGGAAAAGATCTCCATGTTCTGTCATGTAGAGCCCACACAG GTGATCTGCGTCCATGACGTCTCGTCCATTTACAGAGTGCCCCTGCTGCTGGAGGACCAGGGTGTGGTGGGCTTCTTCTGTCAGCGGCTGGACCTCCCCGTTGAGATGAGGGCCAGAAAGATGCTCACCAAGTGGAAGGAAATGTCTGAAAG ATCTGACCGTCTCCTGGAGAACGTTTCCATTGCCCTGGTGGGGAAATACACCAAGTTATCAGACTCCTATGCCTCAGTTATCAAGGCCTTAGAGCACTCAGCCCTCGCCATTAACCACAAGctaaaggttaag TACATAGATTCAGCAGACCTGGAGGCCACCACACTACAGGATGATCCAGTGAAATACCACGAAGCCTGGCAGAAGCTCTGCAGTTCGGA TGGCGTGTTGGTACCTGGAGGTTTTGGTGTGAGAGGAACTGAGGGCAAGATTCAAGCTATCAGCTGGGCGAGGAAACAGAAGAAGCCATTCCTGG GGGTATGTTTGGGCATGCAGCTGGCAGTGTGCGAGTTTGCCCGCAATGTTCTCGGATGGCAAG atgCCAACTCCACAGAATTCGACCCAGAATCCAAACACCCAGTG GTGATTGACATGCCAGAGCACAACCCAGGGCAGATGGGCGGGACGATGCGGTTGGGAAAGAGGCGGACCATTTTCAAATCTAGTAACAGTATACTGA GAAAACTGTACGGAGATGTGGAATATGTTgatgagagacacagacacagatttgAG GTGAACCCAGACCTGAAGCACCACTTTGAAGACAAGGGTCTAAACTTTGTAGGTCAGGATGTAGaaggagagaggatggaggTTATTGAGCTGGAAG ATCATGTCTACTTTGTGGGGGTGCAGTACCATCCAGAGTTCACCTCCAGGCCCATCAAACCCTCTCCTCCATACTTTGGTCTCCTGCTGGCCGCTGCAGGGAAACTCCAGGGCTACCTGCTCAAGGGCTGCCGCCTCTCACCACG AGACACTTACAGCGACCGCAGTGGCAGCAGCTCTCCTGACTCTGAGATCTCTGAGCTTAAATTCCCCTGTGTGTCCAAAGACTAA